The Comamonas sp. GB3 AK4-5 genome includes a region encoding these proteins:
- a CDS encoding ArsC family reductase, with protein MSTTHILYGIPNCDTVKKARAWLTEQGIAYTFHDFKKQGVPANHLPRWLQAVGWEKLVNRQGTTWRKLEPTVQAAVQDDASASRLMLDNASVIKRPVVEWADGRTTVGFKPEDWAAALGR; from the coding sequence ATGAGTACCACGCACATTCTTTACGGCATTCCGAATTGCGACACCGTCAAAAAGGCCCGCGCCTGGCTGACCGAGCAAGGCATTGCCTACACATTCCACGATTTCAAGAAACAAGGCGTGCCCGCCAACCACCTGCCGCGCTGGCTGCAGGCCGTGGGCTGGGAAAAGCTGGTGAACCGCCAGGGCACGACCTGGCGCAAGCTGGAGCCCACCGTGCAAGCAGCGGTCCAGGACGACGCCAGCGCCAGCCGATTGATGCTGGACAATGCCAGCGTCATCAAGCGCCCGGTGGTGGAGTGGGCGGATGGCCGCACCACCGTGGGCTTCAAGCCCGAAGATTGGGCCGCTGCGCTGGGCCGCTGA
- the folC gene encoding bifunctional tetrahydrofolate synthase/dihydrofolate synthase yields the protein MHHTPTTLSEWLAHCEQIHPQTIAMGLERVQEVARRMQLRFDCPVITVAGTNGKGSTCAMLEAVALQSGFKPGVYTSPHLVHFEERCRMHGEIAKAEEFLPHFAAVEAARLQGEVVLLTYFEFTTLAILRMLSLAKLDVAILEVGLGGRLDATNIVDTDCAIITSVDIDHTALLGNDRETIGREKAGIMRAGRPVIVSDPVPPQSVIDHAEAIGADLWRFGRDFNYDGDKQQWGWAGRGRRYAGLSYPALRGANQLVNAAGVLAAFEAIRQLLPVTAQAVRTGLAMVELPGRFQIIPGQPTLVLDVAHNPHSVAALTANLDAMGYFPTTHAVFGAMADKDLAPMLLKLAPLIDRWYFTDLPTPRAETAVSLQQKWNAVQMVASGRQQVSTSLHASPEAALNAAVAAAEPADRIVVFGSFFTVGGVLQHGVPRLEGKHLQA from the coding sequence ATGCACCACACACCGACCACCCTTTCCGAGTGGCTCGCCCATTGCGAGCAGATCCATCCTCAGACCATTGCCATGGGCCTGGAGCGCGTGCAGGAAGTCGCGCGCCGCATGCAGCTGCGCTTTGACTGCCCCGTGATCACCGTGGCGGGCACCAATGGCAAGGGCTCCACCTGCGCCATGCTGGAAGCCGTGGCCCTGCAGTCGGGTTTCAAGCCCGGGGTCTATACCTCGCCCCATCTGGTGCACTTTGAAGAGCGCTGCCGTATGCATGGCGAGATTGCCAAGGCCGAGGAATTTCTGCCGCATTTCGCCGCCGTGGAGGCCGCGCGCCTGCAGGGCGAGGTGGTGCTGCTGACCTATTTTGAATTCACCACGCTGGCGATCTTGCGCATGCTGAGCCTGGCCAAGCTGGATGTGGCCATCTTGGAAGTGGGCCTGGGCGGCCGCCTGGATGCCACCAACATCGTGGATACCGACTGCGCCATCATCACCAGCGTGGACATCGACCACACCGCGCTATTGGGCAATGATCGCGAAACCATTGGCCGCGAAAAGGCCGGCATCATGCGCGCGGGCCGCCCGGTGATCGTCAGCGATCCGGTGCCGCCGCAAAGCGTGATTGACCATGCCGAAGCCATAGGCGCTGATCTGTGGCGCTTTGGCCGTGACTTCAACTACGACGGCGACAAGCAGCAATGGGGCTGGGCCGGCCGTGGCCGCCGCTATGCTGGCCTGTCCTACCCGGCGCTGCGTGGCGCCAACCAGTTGGTGAATGCGGCCGGTGTGCTGGCCGCATTCGAGGCCATACGCCAGCTGTTGCCGGTGACGGCCCAGGCCGTGCGCACCGGCCTGGCCATGGTGGAGCTGCCGGGCCGCTTCCAAATCATTCCCGGCCAGCCCACGCTGGTGCTGGACGTGGCGCACAACCCGCACTCGGTGGCGGCGCTGACGGCCAATCTGGACGCCATGGGCTACTTCCCCACCACGCATGCCGTCTTTGGCGCCATGGCCGACAAGGATTTGGCACCCATGCTGCTCAAGCTGGCGCCGCTGATTGATCGCTGGTATTTCACCGACTTGCCAACCCCCCGGGCCGAGACGGCAGTCAGCCTGCAGCAGAAGTGGAATGCTGTGCAAATGGTGGCCAGCGGCCGTCAGCAGGTGAGTACCAGCCTGCATGCCAGCCCCGAAGCGGCTTTGAATGCAGCCGTGGCTGCAGCAGAGCCGGCTGATAGAATCGTGGTCTTTGGCTCGTTCTTCACGGTGGGTGGTGTGCTGCAGCATGGCGTTCCGCGCCTTGAAGGCAAGCACTTGCAAGCTTGA
- a CDS encoding SPOR domain-containing protein: MAFFKFRWPGKKEEAEQPSSRRASRNAQSEGIESLRRRARHRLIGAAVLVLLGVVGFPLLFDTQPRPVAVDVPIEIPDRNQVAPMVVPGEHTTMPANPRGAAMAPPRGAPAAVGTENSLGEGEEVFTPSTPAPAAGTALPVPPPVPRVTPPVAPPTEVKKPEPKPEPKVEARKPEPKPEPKPEPKPEPKPEPKKPSHDDEAARARALLEGRSPAASAAQPAAAKQEGRFIVQVGAFADADKAREVRQRLQGAGLNAYTQDVNTAAGKRIRVRVGPFNGRDAADKAAARIKGMGLAAAVQPA; encoded by the coding sequence ATGGCATTTTTCAAGTTCCGTTGGCCCGGCAAAAAAGAAGAGGCTGAGCAGCCGTCTTCGCGGCGCGCCTCCCGCAATGCCCAGTCCGAGGGCATTGAGTCGCTGCGTCGCCGTGCGCGCCATCGCTTGATCGGTGCGGCCGTGCTGGTGCTGTTGGGGGTGGTGGGCTTTCCGCTGCTGTTCGACACCCAGCCACGCCCGGTGGCGGTGGACGTGCCCATCGAAATTCCCGATCGCAACCAGGTGGCACCCATGGTGGTGCCCGGTGAACACACCACCATGCCGGCCAACCCCAGGGGCGCCGCCATGGCGCCACCCCGTGGCGCGCCTGCGGCCGTGGGGACCGAAAACAGCCTGGGTGAGGGGGAGGAAGTCTTCACGCCTTCCACGCCCGCACCGGCCGCCGGCACTGCTTTGCCGGTGCCGCCACCCGTGCCCCGTGTGACCCCTCCGGTTGCGCCGCCTACCGAAGTGAAAAAACCCGAGCCCAAGCCCGAACCCAAGGTGGAGGCCAGAAAGCCCGAGCCCAAGCCGGAACCCAAACCCGAGCCAAAGCCTGAGCCCAAGCCCGAACCCAAAAAGCCCAGCCATGACGACGAGGCCGCGCGTGCCCGTGCCTTGTTGGAAGGGCGCTCGCCCGCTGCGTCGGCGGCCCAGCCTGCGGCGGCCAAGCAAGAAGGCCGTTTCATCGTGCAGGTGGGCGCTTTTGCCGATGCCGACAAGGCGCGCGAGGTGCGCCAGCGCCTGCAAGGTGCCGGTCTGAATGCCTATACCCAGGATGTGAACACGGCCGCAGGCAAGCGCATCCGCGTGCGTGTGGGACCATTCAATGGCCGTGACGCTGCCGACAAGGCCGCGGCCCGCATCAAGGGCATGGGCCTGGCGGCTGCGGTGCAGCCGGCCTGA
- a CDS encoding CvpA family protein, translating into MQTLDAVLLVLCCASLLLGAWRGLVYELFSLVGWIAAFWVARLLAGDVGVWLPMEGFDPTVRYAAGFVSVFVVAIFAWGLLSTLAKKLIEIVGLRPVDRALGALFGVLRALVLVLVATLVVVNTSLYQQDWWQLSLSGPLLADLVGQLVPALPQDLGKYLAAPV; encoded by the coding sequence ATGCAGACTTTGGACGCGGTATTGCTGGTGCTGTGCTGTGCCTCCCTGTTGCTGGGGGCATGGCGCGGCCTGGTGTATGAATTGTTTTCGCTGGTGGGCTGGATTGCCGCTTTCTGGGTGGCACGGCTGTTGGCTGGCGATGTGGGGGTCTGGCTGCCCATGGAGGGCTTTGACCCCACGGTGCGTTATGCGGCCGGCTTTGTGTCAGTCTTCGTGGTGGCGATTTTTGCCTGGGGGCTGCTGAGTACCCTGGCCAAGAAATTGATAGAAATTGTGGGGCTGCGCCCGGTGGATCGGGCCTTGGGCGCCCTGTTCGGCGTGCTGCGCGCGCTGGTGCTGGTGCTGGTGGCGACGCTGGTGGTGGTGAATACCTCGCTGTACCAGCAGGACTGGTGGCAGCTGTCGCTGTCCGGTCCTTTGCTGGCCGATCTGGTGGGCCAGCTGGTGCCGGCACTGCCGCAGGATCTGGGCAAATACCTGGCCGCCCCGGTGTAA